The DNA window AAATGATGTTAGAAACATTTTGGgattaattctaaattatatataggtaTGTttgtctaaaaataaaaattttaaaataaaatataaaattttaattcttgaaTTAGTATACTAATATTGCaactaattatgattttatagtTACGATTAATCctaacaattattaataataagcttttttttaagtttggtTTAACCATCGAACACCCTAAAATGAGAAATCTCCTTTTTTATTAGGAAATGTCATTTTGAAATTCAGGCCTTGATTGATTGAATGATCGTCATTCAATTCTAAATGATCCTATGATCATTTCAATCTAATTGGTTTGGAGtttgaaacaaaattataaaaaaaatattttttcctacTACCTAAAGTAGAAGACGAGCGAGTGAGCGCATACCTCTTGACCGATGAAATTTTGACATGGCCTGGTTTTTGACCGATAAAACTAGTTAGGCCTCGCTTCCGACCAAAACAATTCAATCTGACATAGTTTTCGATCGAGAAAACCAGTCATACATCCTTCCCGACCGAGAAAATCTCGCACGACCGAAGAATCACCTATGCATTAATTGGGCTCCCGCACTAGTTGACCCCATATCAAATCAAGTTTAAACTCGCTCGCACGCTTAACCCAAATCCCGACCTAAACAGTTGGCCAAAGGTTTGTTTGTTTTCAACTTTAggttttaaatgtttattttttatatttaaggctctaaactatttttaaaaaaattaaaaaaatagaaaacgatttacaaatatatttagaatattttcataaaatatttaaaaatggatctgtttcaattatttttaatttctaacaccATTTTTAGGTaccatttttcatattttcaacatcaataataaatgtttatttaatatttaaatattttaaaatattaaacttaaatatatgcttaaattatgaaaaacaacctacaaacaaaaaaaaagggaaattggacgaaatgaccctacaaataggcctatttgcatccgtggtaatgtttaataatttttgatctgatgaccacttattttttttttgacgaatttacccttttcgcgtaacgcgaagggactccgcgtttcgcgaagtgaaacagtattgatatatatactcaatttttttcatttctctcattttctttctctctcatgcTTTCTTTCCTCCTGAGTTTGTCGCCGGCGGCGTAAACTCCGGCGACGGCGACGACGACTACTATGAACTAAATCTACAAGATAAGAAACCTAATCCCCGAatctatgtttatataacagatttatgttattatttgtatttcttaatgaaaccctaaccctaaatatgttctttttggtgatattggttaatattggttcatattgaatcatatttgttcatattgggttatatttgttcatatatgttcatatttgttcatattggtttattagtttgttcatcttattgattgttcttttggctgtgatgatatttgcagatgatatcgtttctgctagttacttaacgaagcgttatgtacttagcgaagcgttaagtacttaacgcttcgttaagtacttaacgcttcgttaagtacttaacgcttcgttaagtacttaacgcttctgCACGCGCGCGTAGGAAGACGAAGAGGCGCGCGTATATGCACGCGCCATaccatatatttaaaaaaataaaacatttggacattcatttcttccattttcccTCTTCTATCCTCTCGATTATTCTCTCTCTACAACCGTCTCACTGAAGAAGACATTGACAAGGCCGATCTGCCCGTCCCCCTCGTGTCCTCCCTCTCTATCATTGATTCCCCATAAATCTCAGgttagttttattttggttGTTGCATGTCTTTTTTTGGTTATGGGTTTTCATATTTGCATGTTTAGTTTTAGGGGTTTTGGCTGTTTCAGTTTATTGGTTTAATATTGGTTAGGTTTAGCGTTTAATGTTTGTTTCTGGTTATTGATTATTGCATTATATTTGCATGTTTGTTTCTGGttgttggttattgtttctGGTTTAGGGATTCGCGAattacttaacgcttcgttaagtacttaatgcttcgttaagtacttaacgcttcgttaagtacttaacgcttcgttaagtacttaacgaagcgttaagtacttaacgtttgATGTGGTCTATGTATATGatcttacatttttgttgttgttccttttgtagatggcagaaaccacCGTTCCTGATTTCCCTGGACGGATTTCTTGGAAAAGCGCCCTCTGCCTGAAGAAAATTGTTATGAAGtttgaggaaatggatcttgtgGAGAAGGTGTACAATACCCAATTCCGATATATAGTCTCTGCGCCAGtgttgcagttctcaggaactattgtacatcacatgttgcttaggagggtaacctcaacctccaaggagattactttcaatatcaatgggcaagaacttgtgtttggtatgaaagagtacgccttggtgacgggcctaaacttcggaaggtttcctgaggtgaacgaagaagaatgccgaggttgtccacctctgttggtaaaatattttaaagggaagacgagtgtagtaatgcaagacttggagactgcttttttgaaatgtagagataaggaagatgcctggaagatggggctggtatgcttgatttgccagtacctattttcatttgacccaaggagggtGGTATTTGCCAAAATCCTCCACATGGTCGAAGACGAGGAAAGTTTCCTCCGATTTCCTTGGGGGAAGGTGACCTTTAGAGTcaccctcaagggtttgaacaagaacatgagacatctcagtcacaaatattataagaagaagaaaaagagtactgatccttatgctccttttgcttataacatttatgggtttgcactggcatttcaagtgtggacatacgaggtcatcaaaggttttgttcctaaatttgctagaaagaatgagcttaatgatcctctacgcccaaggttgttagtctatcattccaacaggaagaaCACCTTGATCGAGATAAAGTCTGCCCTGGAGACAACGGatctgactgagatggaagagtcctccatggagaagaggttatacagtggtgaggactttgaacaaatagatgagtcaactgatgaattttttgagggatttacagaagggaagttagtgaaggaggattatgatgatgaagaggaggGAAGTGAACCTGAGGATGAACATGAAGAACCTACTTCCAAACCAAACACCCGGAAGAGAAAGGCTGCGCTTAATCTCAAAGAAGCAGTAAacctgaagaggaagcttgcttatgaatctaGTCCTACCAACATTCCTAGCCCCCCATCCGCTACTACTCCTGGATTACCTCCAACATcttctgttggatgtaaatgtgaagAGCTGAAAGAGGAGGTAAAAGCGCTGAAGGAGGAGCTCATCAAAGAGGTGAAGGAGGAGCTCAAAGAGATGAAAACAGCTTACGAAGAAACTCAAACAAATCACAAGGCTTATATGAAAAAGTTGGTTGTTAGTATGTGCGAACAGTTATTAGCCAAATCCAACCAAAGGATGGCCACGTTAATTGTCAAATTAGATAGTATGGAggaggagaggaagaagaagaagaagagcaaattGGAAAAGAAGGCCAAGACTGAGGTAAGATGAAGATACTtatcgcttcgttaagtacttaacgcttcgctaagcacttaacgcttcgttaagtacttaacgcttcgttaagtacttaacgcttcgttaagtacttaacgcttcgttaagtacttatcgcttcgttaagtacttaacgcttcgttaagtacttaacgcttcgttaagtacttatcttttgttgttcttaactgaccacactgttgttttatttttgcaggaagggaatgtggaggagatgaagacgaatgacatggagatgaaggatgggaaggtggaggaggagagtgagaaggtggaggatataaCTGAGGTAAGTTTTGATTAGCGAAgtcaaatgttgtttcgggaagtaaacgctgaccacactgttgttttctttttgtAGGATAGGAAGGCGGAGGATAGTGTGGTGAAGGTGGACGAGACTGAGAATAATGTGAatgtggatggtggggagattgggactgatgtgaaggtggatggtggtgagatTGGGACTGATGTcaaggtggatggtggtgagatTGGGAATGATGTcaaggtggatggtggtgagatTGAGAATGATGTCAAGGTGAAGGTGCATGTTGGGGAGATTGAgactgatgtgaaggtggatggtggggagatgttGCTCTCCGATATGATgcaagaaataattgagaaaaagaaggataaggTCAAGGTTGAGAAAGTTGAGAAGAAAGCCAAAGATGGGAAGGTTGGGAAGGTTAAACTCAAGGTTGGGAAGATTGAGAAGAAagtcaaggttgagaaggatGCCACGGATGGGAAGGATGAGAACGATGGGAAGGATGGGAAGGATTCGAGGGATGGGAAGGATaagaacgatgatgatgatttccaattatacaacactccacctaaaggagtagttcccaaaaaaagagtgaggaagcagaagaaagatgaagactacaccaacccttctttgtcaaaacagTCAAAGACGAATGATCCATTAACTAtcaatccccttcaaaaatttgatgatgagttgttgGTTCAATTACAGAATTGGTTGAAAGATGAAGCTACCAATGATGAGACAAAGACTGTGTTTACTTGCGAAGCACGAAAGAAGttgtttgttagagttctaacaaagtgcacatggcttaaagatcctGTAAGTCTTGtatttcatattaattctttaacttaTGAATAAGGTTTTTGATATATGCTGCATTTTCCCCCATTTTGTAGGAAATCGACGCAGTCTGCCACTTGTTGCGCAAAAGGATAGAGCaatatcccaagacatataaacatTGTAAAGTATCAATAGGGGATTGCTTATTAGCAGATATGATGAGGCGAGAGTACCCGAACTTTAAAAAAGATCCTGAAAAATTTCCAATAGCAGACGTATTTTCTCAGTACTTCTGGGGAGCGCCTCATAGACATATGCCAGAATGGCCACTAGTAGACGATATTTACGTGCCTTTGAACATTGGCAACAAGCATTGGGTACTGTGCGTCGTTCGTGTACAAGATAATCACATTGACGTTTATGACTGCGACTCGAGTATTTATAGGAATCTCGATCCATACATGAGACCTTTGTGTGAGATGTTTCCACGAATATATGCAATGGGAGCCAGTGATGCTGAGCTACAACGGTatcctaatttcaatttccagaAACTGACATATCAAAGGTTGCCACACTCAGCCAAAAATGCAGTCGCCAAATATGGGGAAGTCCCTAGAGCAGAAGAAAGTGGGGATTGTGGTGTATTTATGCTTATGCACATGGAATACTTGACTGCTGGTTTAGGTGTAGAGAAGGTGACTTCCAATGAAATGGAGTTTTTTCGACAAAAGATGGCGGtccggttatttcatcaaattacagaaccttagtttgtattgtaatcgtttattgatttttggatAGAACTTGACTTGTGCTTATGTATTCTGAACTTGTATTACTTTTTGGGTAGAACTTCAACTTAAGTTACAtttcatgttaaaatatttgtagtttTAATGTAGTCTGGTTGGTTGGTAGTCTGATATTTACATACCAAAGAATTGAACATATAAATCAATGTACCAAGTAACTAACTTAAACTCACTTAAACCAAGTTTTACTTAACGAAGcgcttaacgaagcgttaagtacttaacgaagcgttaagtacttagcgaagcgttaagtactccTTCAGTACACAGATAAACTAGATACAACATACAgattacaacttatccgattacaacttatccaaaacataatacaacttatccaaaacataatacaacttatccaaaacataatacaagttatccaaaacataatacaagttatccaaaacataatacaacttatccaaaacacttatacaacttatcccaatcaatctaaaggctcatattgttgagatgatggctcgtgctgttgagaagatgagtcatgatgcttagatgatgatgcttttgcagtagatggagcaggcatgactgctttgcatgtggccctattatgtcctagtccaccacatgagctgcatcgtctcggagCCTTACGTACCTCACCTTGAGATGACATACGCTTTGTTTATGggcgccctttcttaaccttgacaggtggttttagacatacgcgttccttgatcatttcgggaatatcccaatcgtcttcatcaccagcagggtaacatgtctccgcatatgcattcatccaagattcagttgtgtaatatctgtaagaatggaaaataaaacaattaaacaattggttaaataaattgaacatgtgagctgaataataccttgaacaaaagtcataacaaaccaaattgcggtgacgggcagcagccattgcatgagtacaaggaagaccagaaacttcaaataccctacaagtgcagttcatgtctttcaaattgactttaaaatgagactcattgtcatgcacataaaactcgaatcggttaagcgatgatactgtatagaatctagccttctcgaatccctcacgtaaccacttttcatatgttggagataacacttcttggtggttggacgctctttctcttctctcattAAACCAACCTTGTATTGTCAATCTTAAATACTCGGCCATTGAGGAAATGGGGTACTTTttggcttccctgctctgactattaaaactctcagcataattgcttgttagttgattgtatcgcttaccggggaaaaatgctctactccatctttgaaatccaatttcttccaaataggcagcaatcctattatctttaacccttatcttgtcaaaaaa is part of the Impatiens glandulifera chromosome 1, dImpGla2.1, whole genome shotgun sequence genome and encodes:
- the LOC124928736 gene encoding uncharacterized protein LOC124928736; translated protein: MAETTVPDFPGRISWKSALCLKKIVMKFEEMDLVEKVYNTQFRYIVSAPVLQFSGTIEDYDDEEEGSEPEDEHEEPTSKPNTRKRKAALNLKEAVNLKRKLAYESSPTNIPSPPSATTPGLPPTSSVGCKCEELKEEVKALKEELIKEVKEELKEMKTAYEETQTNHKAYMKKLVVSMCEQLLAKSNQRMATLIVKLDSMEEERKKKKKSKLEKKAKTEDRKAEDSVVKVDGGEIGTDVKVDGGEIGNDVKVDGGEIENDVKVKVHVGEIETDVKVDGGEMLLSDMMQEIIEKKKDKVKVEKVEKKAKDGKVGKVKLKVGKIEKKVKNWLKDEATNDETKTVFTCEARKKLFVRVLTKCTWLKDPEIDAVCHLLRKRIEQYPKTYKHCKVSIGDCLLADMMRREYPNFKKDPEKFPIADVFSQYFWGAPHRHMPEWPLVDDIYVPLNIGNKHWVLCVVRVQDNHIDVYDCDSSIYRNLDPYMRPLCEMFPRIYAMGASDAELQRYPNFNFQKLTYQRLPHSAKNAVAKYGEVPRAEESGDCGVFMLMHMEYLTAGLGVEKNLTCAYVF